The following are encoded together in the Oceaniferula flava genome:
- a CDS encoding PEP-CTERM sorting domain-containing protein, whose amino-acid sequence MKKPFQSAALAAVILPLTVGVSEAVVIANYDFTAYSLTNSVGVTPGVTVSDFSVGNYGDLTDNGASDNLRLSGDDNTDNSTGAAFTNGNFLSFSVTVADGYTMDLNTLSIDTQVTNAFQYSNARIYTSIQGFDDVVDDTIAQIGVSSGGGFQALTTNIIDFNGDSYLGSNISDADFNGLTDTTVTFYIPWVDNSGSDTRYSDVDNVSLDATVTVIPEPSSAMLLGLGGLALVLRRKK is encoded by the coding sequence ATGAAGAAACCTTTCCAATCCGCAGCGCTTGCCGCGGTGATTCTGCCACTGACCGTTGGCGTGTCCGAGGCTGTAGTCATTGCCAATTATGATTTTACCGCCTATAGTTTAACCAATAGCGTGGGCGTTACGCCTGGAGTTACCGTGTCCGACTTCTCAGTAGGAAACTATGGAGATCTCACTGATAACGGAGCATCTGATAACCTGCGTCTTTCTGGAGATGACAATACTGACAATAGCACAGGAGCAGCCTTCACGAACGGAAATTTCTTAAGCTTCTCAGTCACCGTGGCAGATGGATACACCATGGATCTTAATACGCTCTCCATAGATACCCAAGTAACCAATGCCTTTCAGTATAGCAACGCACGTATCTACACAAGTATTCAAGGGTTTGATGATGTCGTCGACGATACGATTGCTCAAATTGGAGTCTCCTCAGGCGGCGGATTTCAAGCATTAACGACAAATATCATCGACTTCAACGGTGACTCGTATTTGGGAAGTAACATTTCAGATGCTGATTTTAACGGTCTTACGGACACGACGGTGACGTTTTATATTCCTTGGGTCGATAATTCAGGGTCAGATACACGGTATTCTGACGTTGATAACGTTAGCCTGGATGCCACCGTCACTGTAATCCCTGAGCCCAGCTCTGCGATGTTACTCGGCCTCGGTGGCCTCGCACTGGTGCTGCGTCGTAAGAAATAG
- a CDS encoding choice-of-anchor R domain-containing protein: MKNTTYLKSSVLAMATLAASASLSQAVVLFSSIGTTAGTTSNITDGNNAGKALNFVTASGDDYSLDTVRLSLSGATTDELNNVNLAIWSDDGTSAPIGTLLSDLSYTGNSTGNIFEFAPDSAITLAANTTYWVALASFDNTGESVGWESFTEAATGTASNTAGLFATGGTGSNPGAWTSSSGLLNAFEVNGTVVPEPSSAALLGLGGLALILRRRK; the protein is encoded by the coding sequence ATGAAAAACACAACCTATCTAAAATCCTCTGTTCTTGCAATGGCCACATTGGCTGCATCAGCCTCGCTGTCTCAAGCCGTCGTACTATTCAGTAGCATCGGAACAACGGCTGGAACTACCAGCAATATTACTGATGGTAACAATGCCGGTAAAGCGCTTAATTTCGTCACGGCATCAGGAGACGACTACTCCCTCGACACAGTTCGACTTAGCCTAAGCGGTGCTACCACAGATGAGCTTAACAACGTAAACTTAGCAATTTGGTCGGATGACGGTACTAGCGCTCCGATCGGCACGCTTCTTAGCGATCTGTCATATACTGGGAACTCTACTGGGAACATATTTGAATTCGCACCCGACTCAGCGATTACTCTTGCAGCTAATACGACTTACTGGGTGGCGCTTGCGAGCTTTGATAACACTGGCGAGAGCGTCGGCTGGGAAAGCTTTACAGAAGCTGCGACAGGAACCGCTAGCAATACAGCTGGCTTGTTCGCGACAGGCGGAACCGGAAGCAATCCGGGGGCTTGGACTTCAAGCTCCGGTCTGTTAAATGCTTTCGAGGTTAATGGAACCGTCGTTCCAGAACCCTCCTCTGCAGCCCTTCTCGGACTTGGCGGACTCGCGCTCATCCTCCGTCGCCGCAAGTAA
- a CDS encoding sulfatase-like hydrolase/transferase, with translation MMSKKGFLLALFACSFGAVSSVGAAEPAPNILVILLDDAGYNDFGFMGGTSMKTPNIDRLAASGMVCTDAHTSGTTCSPSRAGIMTGRYQQRFGHHENTPPHGKGMDPSEKTMGDALKAGGYKTMYVGKWHLGDMKKHYPTNRGWDEFVGLREGSRSYFPRKNEKLGDPRAIEHNGKLAKWDGYLTDYFTDVAVDYLKQAKDKPFCMFLSYTAPHTPMHAKKEHLKMFEGHPRQKLAAMLWSVDEGIGRVLQTLEELNLRENTLVFFLSDNGGSSASRSDNGPLKGYKGTKFEGGQRVPFVVSWPAKIPEGGTYQGLVSALDIYPTSARAAGAPLDLGKALDGVNLIPFLLGENMGEPHEVLYWSRSIEDAIRVGDYKLIGHEHHGWRLYNLKEDIGETKNLTALYPEKVQEMQELYLAWEKQLPNAKWSSPSKWVKLKSKMYGELLKRDAVPEDPSATRGYHEK, from the coding sequence ATGATGTCTAAAAAAGGATTTTTACTTGCTCTGTTCGCCTGTTCTTTCGGAGCTGTCAGCTCCGTCGGTGCCGCCGAACCAGCTCCGAACATTCTGGTGATCCTACTCGACGACGCCGGTTACAATGATTTCGGATTCATGGGCGGCACCTCGATGAAAACTCCTAACATCGACCGCCTGGCAGCCAGCGGCATGGTCTGCACCGATGCGCATACCTCGGGGACCACCTGCAGCCCGTCGCGCGCAGGCATCATGACCGGGCGCTATCAGCAGCGATTCGGGCATCATGAAAATACACCACCGCACGGCAAGGGCATGGACCCCTCCGAGAAAACGATGGGCGATGCATTGAAGGCCGGTGGCTATAAGACCATGTATGTCGGCAAGTGGCACCTTGGCGACATGAAGAAACATTACCCCACCAATCGCGGCTGGGATGAATTTGTCGGTTTGCGAGAAGGCAGCCGATCCTATTTCCCAAGGAAAAATGAGAAACTGGGTGACCCCAGAGCGATCGAGCACAATGGCAAATTGGCGAAGTGGGATGGCTACCTGACGGACTACTTCACCGATGTCGCGGTCGATTATCTCAAACAAGCCAAGGATAAACCGTTCTGCATGTTCCTCTCCTACACCGCGCCGCACACACCGATGCATGCCAAGAAGGAACATCTGAAAATGTTCGAGGGTCACCCACGGCAAAAACTTGCCGCCATGTTGTGGTCGGTGGACGAGGGCATTGGCCGCGTTCTCCAGACCTTGGAGGAGCTGAACTTGCGGGAAAACACGCTGGTATTTTTTCTCAGTGACAACGGTGGCAGTTCGGCAAGCAGGAGCGACAACGGCCCGTTGAAAGGTTACAAAGGCACCAAGTTCGAAGGCGGCCAGCGTGTTCCCTTTGTGGTTTCCTGGCCTGCCAAGATCCCGGAAGGAGGGACTTATCAAGGACTGGTTTCAGCCCTCGATATCTACCCCACCAGTGCTCGGGCAGCCGGTGCTCCACTTGATCTTGGGAAAGCGCTCGACGGCGTCAACCTGATCCCGTTTCTACTGGGTGAAAATATGGGCGAGCCGCACGAGGTGCTCTACTGGAGCCGATCGATTGAGGATGCGATTCGTGTGGGCGACTACAAACTCATCGGTCACGAACACCACGGCTGGCGACTGTATAATCTCAAAGAGGACATCGGCGAGACGAAGAATCTGACCGCACTCTATCCTGAAAAAGTGCAGGAAATGCAAGAACTCTATCTGGCATGGGAAAAGCAGCTGCCAAACGCCAAGTGGTCAAGCCCCTCGAAGTGGGTCAAGTTGAAGTCCAAAATGTATGGTGAATTGCTGAAGCGTGATGCTGTTCCCGAAGACCCGTCTGCAACGAGGGGGTATCATGAGAAGTGA
- a CDS encoding histidine phosphatase family protein produces MKKTTLLTLLMTTLLSSVAHAGLKIYYIRHAQGGHNVKKEWQQKGVPEAEWPAYVGNPNMFTPQGLKEVVGATKKLQKYRFDFIASSPLWRCRNTIQPYLKATKQQAEIWPKLREAPGMRSILSEDLPEVKEEILNRGKAIQIEKDEQNHFFLRPDGKNHYASYPKGCAEELKVAYTKHVSQHVIALIEKRFGNTEKSILLAGHNSSGVSLLKLLLKEEPTGKARRGLGNATIWMVERKDDGSYILKMYNDEAYVTEQLEKAR; encoded by the coding sequence ATGAAAAAAACCACCCTCCTTACCTTGCTGATGACCACCCTGCTCTCCAGCGTGGCTCATGCCGGACTCAAAATCTACTACATCCGCCACGCTCAGGGTGGCCACAATGTGAAAAAGGAATGGCAGCAAAAAGGAGTGCCGGAGGCAGAGTGGCCGGCCTATGTTGGGAATCCGAATATGTTTACCCCTCAGGGGCTCAAGGAGGTGGTCGGAGCGACGAAAAAACTACAGAAGTATCGATTCGATTTCATCGCCAGCAGCCCACTCTGGAGGTGCCGGAACACAATCCAACCGTATCTGAAGGCAACGAAACAACAGGCTGAAATTTGGCCGAAGCTCAGAGAAGCGCCCGGCATGCGAAGCATCCTTTCCGAAGACTTGCCTGAGGTGAAGGAAGAGATCTTGAACCGTGGTAAAGCCATTCAAATCGAGAAGGACGAACAGAACCACTTTTTCCTCAGACCCGATGGCAAAAACCACTACGCCTCATATCCCAAAGGCTGCGCCGAAGAACTGAAAGTGGCCTACACGAAGCATGTCTCACAACACGTGATCGCCTTGATCGAAAAACGATTTGGAAACACCGAGAAGTCCATCTTGCTGGCGGGGCATAACAGCTCCGGGGTGTCGTTGCTCAAGCTGCTGCTCAAGGAAGAGCCGACAGGAAAAGCCCGGAGAGGCCTCGGTAATGCAACGATCTGGATGGTGGAACGGAAAGACGACGGGTCCTACATCTTGAAAATGTATAACGACGAAGCCTACGTCACGGAGCAGCTCGAGAAGGCACGTTAA
- a CDS encoding sigma-70 family RNA polymerase sigma factor: MDSSHEHLELIKRSQSGDLDAFGELVRAHQGWLRGWLRGQLRDWTAADDLAQDAFVTAFKKIREFRGDGSFEAWLRSIAHNHFRNHIRKKREDSIGGDLELQALLDTGDDDEFAVGNDTIDALKFCMSKVKGPSNELLHDRYVTGKSVQEIAAEQAQGYSAITMKLHRLRKSLASCIENQLAAENA, encoded by the coding sequence ATGGATAGTTCCCACGAACATCTTGAGCTGATCAAACGCAGCCAGTCCGGCGACTTGGATGCGTTTGGCGAACTGGTGCGTGCGCATCAGGGATGGCTGCGTGGCTGGCTCCGTGGGCAACTGCGCGACTGGACCGCCGCCGATGACCTGGCGCAGGACGCATTCGTCACCGCCTTTAAAAAAATCCGAGAGTTCCGTGGCGATGGTAGCTTCGAGGCCTGGCTGCGGTCGATCGCTCACAACCACTTCCGCAATCACATCCGTAAAAAACGCGAAGACAGCATCGGTGGCGACCTTGAACTTCAGGCCTTATTGGATACAGGCGATGACGATGAGTTTGCGGTAGGAAACGATACCATCGACGCCTTAAAATTCTGCATGAGCAAGGTCAAGGGGCCGTCGAACGAGCTGTTGCACGATCGCTACGTCACCGGAAAATCCGTCCAGGAAATCGCCGCCGAACAAGCGCAGGGATACTCCGCCATCACCATGAAACTTCATCGCCTGCGGAAATCGCTGGCAAGCTGTATCGAAAACCAACTCGCCGCCGAAAACGCATGA
- a CDS encoding family 43 glycosylhydrolase: protein MKPTIFPTSYHAWRHSGCAVLMCIVAVATTAANAQLRNEIKPGQVWNDTEGKPINAHGGCVIFHEGLYYWYGTHKIKGLSEKTHADGGFRCYSSKDLVNWKNEGMMLSLDRPEDEDLTHECNADRPKVIFNKKTRKFVMFFKLYLRGQGTKIAYTAVATSPDPTGPFTYRHKFLGGNSANGTGDFAMFKDDDGSLYHLAVRKPNKEFVIGKMRDDYLLPEGDYKVAKGITKHTEGPALLKHMGQYIMLASGSTGWRPNAARQFSADSITGPWTPAKNPVSGKNPHNQLGAKLTFGGQSNFILKVEGKENAFIAMFDINKPDHPYESGYIWLPITLKGSKMSIPWRDSWSLDVFK, encoded by the coding sequence ATGAAACCTACCATCTTTCCTACTTCTTACCATGCATGGCGTCACTCAGGGTGCGCGGTGCTGATGTGCATCGTCGCCGTCGCCACCACAGCAGCAAACGCGCAGCTGCGGAATGAAATCAAGCCAGGGCAAGTCTGGAACGATACCGAGGGCAAACCGATCAATGCTCACGGTGGCTGCGTCATTTTCCATGAGGGCCTTTACTACTGGTATGGCACCCACAAGATCAAGGGGCTCTCCGAAAAGACCCATGCGGACGGTGGCTTTCGCTGTTACTCATCCAAGGACCTCGTGAACTGGAAGAACGAAGGCATGATGCTTAGCCTGGATCGGCCTGAGGATGAAGACCTCACCCATGAGTGTAACGCTGACCGCCCGAAGGTTATTTTTAATAAAAAGACCCGTAAGTTTGTGATGTTCTTTAAGCTCTATCTCCGCGGCCAAGGGACGAAAATTGCCTACACTGCGGTAGCCACTTCGCCAGATCCGACGGGGCCGTTCACTTACCGACACAAGTTTCTCGGTGGCAACTCAGCCAATGGCACTGGCGACTTTGCCATGTTTAAGGATGATGACGGCAGCCTCTATCACCTCGCCGTGCGCAAACCTAACAAGGAATTCGTCATCGGTAAAATGCGTGACGACTACCTGCTCCCCGAGGGCGATTACAAGGTCGCCAAAGGCATCACCAAACACACCGAAGGCCCTGCGCTGTTGAAGCACATGGGTCAATATATCATGCTGGCCTCTGGATCCACCGGTTGGCGACCGAATGCCGCGCGGCAGTTTTCCGCTGACTCGATCACCGGGCCGTGGACACCCGCCAAAAACCCAGTGTCCGGCAAAAACCCACACAATCAACTCGGCGCCAAACTGACCTTCGGCGGACAATCTAACTTCATCCTCAAAGTCGAAGGCAAGGAGAATGCATTTATTGCCATGTTCGATATCAATAAACCCGACCACCCCTATGAGAGTGGCTACATCTGGTTACCCATCACTTTGAAAGGCAGCAAGATGTCGATTCCATGGCGCGACTCCTGGTCGTTAGACGTTTTCAAGTAG
- a CDS encoding xylose operon transcription regulator XylR — protein MPKPSDKLLAGSPEPRIGVMIETGRSFSRGLIQGIAQYAKEHGPWQIILHEHHREAGVPKWLEDWDGDGLITRVYDPDLADFLAAAPYPVVDIAGSSGHPQIPSVQVDQKLMARSVAEFFLNAAFSSFAFCGYPGLRYSDEHQAAFLQELASRGFSASVYHAPDQRITHDLNQREEFNPEGSPELTEWVLSLPKRTAIFTCTDLRALQLQMCIKNAGKRIPEDISVLGLGDETVMCSLANPELSSVRHDSRTMAKLACHWMQNLIDQEDLAAPVPQNFTITERASTDAIASDDPLLVKAMRFIRANCHKTINAQSVLSHVERSRNTVETRFRNYLGRTVADEILRLRIERARLILTRTNLSIEQTAHSCGFATVAHFTRLFKKETSYTPGSYRSIYTLTQ, from the coding sequence ATGCCAAAACCGTCTGACAAATTACTCGCCGGATCTCCGGAGCCACGGATCGGTGTGATGATCGAAACCGGACGTTCGTTCAGCAGAGGCCTGATCCAAGGCATCGCCCAGTATGCCAAGGAGCATGGCCCGTGGCAGATTATCCTACATGAACACCATCGGGAAGCAGGCGTGCCGAAGTGGCTGGAGGACTGGGATGGCGACGGCTTGATCACGCGTGTTTATGATCCTGACTTGGCCGACTTCCTTGCTGCTGCTCCGTATCCAGTGGTGGATATTGCAGGCAGTAGCGGGCATCCGCAGATTCCATCGGTTCAGGTGGATCAAAAATTGATGGCTCGATCGGTCGCCGAGTTTTTTCTCAATGCGGCATTTTCTAGCTTTGCCTTTTGCGGCTATCCGGGGCTGCGTTATTCCGACGAGCATCAGGCCGCATTCCTTCAGGAACTTGCCTCGCGGGGCTTTTCCGCCTCGGTCTATCACGCCCCCGACCAACGAATCACCCATGATTTGAACCAGCGGGAGGAATTCAACCCGGAGGGGTCTCCGGAGCTCACCGAATGGGTGCTCTCGCTGCCGAAACGCACTGCCATTTTTACCTGCACGGACCTGCGTGCCTTGCAGTTGCAGATGTGTATTAAGAATGCAGGGAAACGTATTCCCGAAGACATCTCCGTGCTGGGACTGGGCGACGAAACCGTGATGTGCAGCCTGGCCAACCCTGAACTGAGCAGTGTGCGCCACGACTCCCGGACGATGGCCAAACTGGCCTGTCATTGGATGCAAAACCTCATCGACCAGGAAGATCTCGCCGCTCCTGTGCCTCAGAATTTCACCATCACCGAGCGAGCCTCCACCGATGCGATTGCCAGTGACGACCCCCTGCTGGTTAAGGCGATGCGTTTCATCAGGGCGAACTGTCATAAAACCATCAATGCCCAGTCGGTGCTCTCACATGTCGAGCGATCGCGCAACACCGTGGAAACCAGGTTCCGAAATTATCTGGGGCGCACCGTGGCCGATGAAATCCTCCGGCTTCGCATCGAACGGGCACGACTCATTCTTACCCGCACGAACCTGAGCATCGAACAAACGGCGCACTCCTGTGGCTTTGCCACGGTCGCGCACTTCACGCGCTTGTTTAAAAAGGAAACCTCCTACACGCCGGGAAGCTACCGGAGTATTTACACCCTGACGCAATAG